In the Mya arenaria isolate MELC-2E11 chromosome 11, ASM2691426v1 genome, one interval contains:
- the LOC128208653 gene encoding putative nuclease HARBI1: MAAGHRAIVRDRMFLRQVPRPRVFRDRSNPLEDLREEEIFARYRFRPDTIYFIVDLCQAAARDTGRCFAIPLVLCVLSYLRFLATGAFQLTVGDTVNLSQPTVSRVCRQVGQVLSALAYRYISFPSGDRVRQVKQQFGAMAGFPNVVGVIDCTHVSIKKPSANPEDYIGRKGIPTINVQAVCDASYRITSAVVMWPGRTHDARIWHQCALRRRFEDGDMHGFLLADSGYACTRYMLTPFMNPVGEAQARYNGALCRTRVTVEQTFGILKQRFQVLRRKLNCYPERACMHIRNCITLHNLGIDRRDIVAVDPIDPNDNPHYHRVDVGDNMDGRAAREYVTRMYFER; this comes from the exons ATGGCGGCTGGACATAGAGCTATCGTTAGAGATCGTATGTTTCTGAGGCAAGTGCCACGTCCTCGTGTTTTTCGCGATAGGAGTAACCCTCTGGAGGACCTACGGGAAGAGGAGATATTTGCTCGTTATCGTTTCCGGCCGGATACGATCTACTTCATTGTTGATTTATGCCAGGCAGCTGCCCGGGACACAGGCAGATGTTTCGCAATACCTTTGGTGTTGTGCGTTTTAAGCTATCTGCGATTTTTGGCAACAGGAGCTTTCCAGTTGACTGTCGGTGACACTGTCAACCTGAGCCAGCCCACAGTAAGCAGAGTTTGCCGCCAGGTTGGACAGGTGCTTTCTGCCCTTGCATACCGGTATATCAGCTTCCCCTCCGGTGATCGTGTCCGTCAAGTGAAGCAGCAGTTCGGTGCCATGGCTG GCTTTCCCAACGTTGTCGGGGTAATTGATTGCACCCATGTTTCGATAAAGAAGCCATCGGCCAATCCAGAAGATTACATTGGGAGGAAAGGAATTCCTACAATAAATGTTCAG GCTGTATGTGATGCCTCATATAGGATTACATCAGCAGTAGTGATGTGGCCAGGGAGGACACACGATGCACGAATCTGGCACCAATGTGCACTCCGAAGGAGGTTTGAAGACG GTGATATGCATGGGTTTTTACTTGCTGACAGTGGGTATGCCTGTACAAGGTATATGTTAACCCCCTTCATGAATCCTGTGGGAGAGGCACAGGCACGTTACAATGGGGCACTGTGTCGCACAAGGGTCACTGTTGAGCAAACCTTTGGAATTTTGAAGCAACGATTTCAG GTACTTCGGAGGAAGTTGAATTGTTATCCAGAAAGGGCATGTATGCATATCAGAAACTGCATCACATTGCACAATCTGGGGATCGATCGGAGGGATATCGTTGCTGTTGACCCAATTGACCCCAATGATAACCCCCATTATCATAGAGTTGATGTTGGGGACAACATGGATGGGAGGGCCGCCAGGGAGTACGTGACCAGAATGTACTTTGAGCGATAG
- the LOC128209984 gene encoding uncharacterized protein LOC128209984, whose amino-acid sequence MRSVNNNINNLTLEQITEALAQFMKDTNALEELKQITERKISELKDLRLKLLEHAKNSNDNMRQVQGRAGTRDSGYASTDSQLVNRSAGETSNLVTQLSDAHPELASVSSMSGPHALATNTSRVSLRESEHEERSEAEC is encoded by the exons ATGAGATCtgttaataataacattaacaatCTAACACTGGAGCAGATAACTGAGGCACTTGCCCAATTTATGAAG GATACCAATGCCTTGGAAGAGTTAAAACAGATCACGGAGAGAAAGATAAGTGAGCTGAAAGACCTGAGGTTGAAGCTTCTGGAGCATGCCAAAAACAGTAATGATAATATGAGACAAGTTCAAGGACGTGCAG GCACGCGGGACAGCGGTTATGCCTCAACAG ATTCTCAGCTTGTGAATAGG TCCGCGGGCGAGACGTCAAATTTGGTAACCCAACTGTCCGACGCTCACCCGGAGTTGGCTAGCGTCTCCAGTATGTCAGGGCCCCATGCGCTAGCAACAAATACGTCAAGGGTATCTTTACGAGAAAGT GAGCATGAAGAAAGGTCAGAGGcagaatgttga